One genomic segment of Oncorhynchus clarkii lewisi isolate Uvic-CL-2024 unplaced genomic scaffold, UVic_Ocla_1.0 unplaced_contig_1718_pilon_pilon, whole genome shotgun sequence includes these proteins:
- the LOC139400970 gene encoding phospholipase D1-like isoform X2: MLYKEVELALGINSEYSKRTLMHLHPNIKVMRHPDHVSSSVYLWAHHEKIIVIDQSVAFVGGIDLAYGRWDDREHRLTDVGSVTRSVALEMEQSQSSAHHPSSRGVSSTDGAANSNGGKQSLPGNPGVELPRLKGIGRTRRMHFSLVKHLHKHTLQHADSISSLDSAGSGSVRSLQTGVGELRGNTRFWHGKDYCNFVYKDWIQLEKPFDDFIDRYTTPRMPWHDISSVVHGKAARDVARHFIQRWNFCKIMKPKYHSLSYPYLLPKSHSSASELRYQVPDCVPTRVQVLRSAADWSAGIKYHEESIHNAYLQTIARSKHFIYIENQFFISCSDNKMVYNKIGEALIERILRAHKEGKKFRVYVVTPLLPGFEGDITTGGGNALQAVMHFNYRTMIRGEYSIISQLKKEMDELQWMNYISFCGLRTHAELEGRLVTELIYVHSKMLIADDNTVIIGSANINDRSMLGKRDSEVAVIIEDSETVTAVMDGHEYQAGRYALALRLECFRTILGAHMDTTIDVSDPISDRFYKDVWMTTAGRNATIYEKVFRCLPSSLVRNMSELESYQTNPGLAQSDPGKAQEELRRIRGFLVQFPLDFLSEQNLMPSVGTKEGMVPTEIWT, encoded by the exons ATGCTGTATAAGGAGGTGGAGCTAGCTCTGGGCATCAACAGTGAATACAGCAAGAGAACACTAATGCACCTGCACCCCAACATCAAG GTGATGCGCCACCCGGACCATGTGTCGTCGTCTGTCTACCTGTGGGCACATCACGAGAAGATCATCGTCATCGACCAATCAGTGGCCTTCGTTGGCGGGATAGACCTGGCGTATGGTCGCTGGGACGACCGAGAGCATCGCCTGACAGACGTGGGGAGTGTGACACGCTCTGTTGCCCTGGAGATGGAGCAG TCTCAGAGCTCTGCCCACCATCCCTCCAGTAGGGGAGTGTCCTCTACTGATGGTGCCGCCAATAGCAACGGAGGCAAACAATCACTGCCTGGCAACCCAGGGGTGGAGCTTCCACGGCTGAAGGGGATTGGACGAACCAGGAGGATGCACTTCTCCCTGGTCAAACACCTCCACAAACACACTCTCCAGCATGCAGACAGCATCAGCTCCCTGGACagcgctg gCAGTGGTTCAGTGCGGAGCCTCCAGACAGGTGTAGGAGAGCTGAGGGGTAACACCAGGTTTTGGCATGGAAAAGACTATTGCAACTTCGTCTACAAGGACTGGATACAGCTGGAGAAACCCTTCGatg acttcATTGACAGGTACACCACTCCTAGGATGCCGTGGCATGACATCTCCTCCGTGGTCCATGGGAAAGCTGCCAGGGATGTGGCCAGACACTTCATACAGCGCTGGAACTTCTGTAAG atAATGAAGCCTAAGTATCATTCTCTCTCCTACCCGTACCTCCTGCCCAAGTCTCACAGCAGTGCCAGCGAGCTGAGGTACCAGGTGCCCGACTGTGTTCCCACTAGAGTacag GTGTTGCGGTCAGCAGCTGACTGGTCAGCAGGTATTAAGTATCATGAGGAGTCCATCCACAACGCCTACCTCCAGACTATCGCCAGGAGCAAGCACTTCATCTACATAGAG aaccagtttttCATCAGTTGTTCAGACAACAAGATGGTCTATAACAAGATTGGAGAAGCGCTCATCGAGAGGATCCTCAGAGCtcacaa GGAGGGCAAGAAGTTCCGTGTGTACGTGGTGACTCCACTACTTCCTGGGTTTGAAGGTGACATCACAACAGGGGGAGGAAACGCCCTTCAGGCCGTCATGCACTTCAACtacag GACCATGATCAGAGGTGAATACTCCATCATCTCCCAGCTGAAGAAAGAAA tggaTGAACTACAGTGGATGAACTACATCTCGTTCTGTGGTCTGAGGACCCACGCTGAGCTGGAGGGACGCCTGGTCACAGAGCTCATCTACGTCCACAGCAAGATGCTCATCGCAGACGACAACACCGTCATCATCG gtTCGGCCAACATCAACGACCGCAGCATGTTGGGGAAGCGTGACAGCGAGGTGGCGGTGATCATTGAGGACTCTGAGACCGTTACTGCGGTGATGGACGGACATGAGTACCAGGCTGGACGCTACGCACTGGCGCTACGTCTAGAGTGCttcag GACTATCCTTGGAGCCCATATGGACACGACCATAGATGTGTCTGACCCTATCTCTGACCGCTTCTATAAGGATGTCTGGATGACCACCGCTGGACGCAACGCAACCATCtatgagaag gtgttcCGGTGCCTGCCGTCCTCCCTGGTTCGTAACATGTCTGAGTTAGAGAGTTACCAGACGAACCCAGGCCTGGCCCAGTCTGACCCAGGTAAAGCCCAGGAGGAGCTAAGGAGGATCAGAGGGTTCCTGGTTCAATTCCCTCTGGACTTCCTCTCAGAACAGAACCTAATGCCTTCTGTTGGGACCAAGGAGGGCATGGTGCCTACTGAGATCTGGACCTAG
- the LOC139400970 gene encoding phospholipase D1-like isoform X1 produces MLYKEVELALGINSEYSKRTLMHLHPNIKVMRHPDHVSSSVYLWAHHEKIIVIDQSVAFVGGIDLAYGRWDDREHRLTDVGSVTRSVALEMEQSQSSAHHPSSRGVSSTDGAANSNGGKQSLPGNPGVELPRLKGIGRTRRMHFSLVKHLHKHTLQHADSISSLDSAGSGSVRSLQTGVGELRGNTRFWHGKDYCNFVYKDWIQLEKPFDDFIDRYTTPRMPWHDISSVVHGKAARDVARHFIQRWNFCKIMKPKYHSLSYPYLLPKSHSSASELRYQVPDCVPTRVQVLRSAADWSAGIKYHEESIHNAYLQTIARSKHFIYIENQFFISCSDNKMVYNKIGEALIERILRAHKEGKKFRVYVVTPLLPGFEGDITTGGGNALQAVMHFNYRTMIRGEYSIISQLKKEMCVCVPVDELQWMNYISFCGLRTHAELEGRLVTELIYVHSKMLIADDNTVIIGSANINDRSMLGKRDSEVAVIIEDSETVTAVMDGHEYQAGRYALALRLECFRTILGAHMDTTIDVSDPISDRFYKDVWMTTAGRNATIYEKVFRCLPSSLVRNMSELESYQTNPGLAQSDPGKAQEELRRIRGFLVQFPLDFLSEQNLMPSVGTKEGMVPTEIWT; encoded by the exons ATGCTGTATAAGGAGGTGGAGCTAGCTCTGGGCATCAACAGTGAATACAGCAAGAGAACACTAATGCACCTGCACCCCAACATCAAG GTGATGCGCCACCCGGACCATGTGTCGTCGTCTGTCTACCTGTGGGCACATCACGAGAAGATCATCGTCATCGACCAATCAGTGGCCTTCGTTGGCGGGATAGACCTGGCGTATGGTCGCTGGGACGACCGAGAGCATCGCCTGACAGACGTGGGGAGTGTGACACGCTCTGTTGCCCTGGAGATGGAGCAG TCTCAGAGCTCTGCCCACCATCCCTCCAGTAGGGGAGTGTCCTCTACTGATGGTGCCGCCAATAGCAACGGAGGCAAACAATCACTGCCTGGCAACCCAGGGGTGGAGCTTCCACGGCTGAAGGGGATTGGACGAACCAGGAGGATGCACTTCTCCCTGGTCAAACACCTCCACAAACACACTCTCCAGCATGCAGACAGCATCAGCTCCCTGGACagcgctg gCAGTGGTTCAGTGCGGAGCCTCCAGACAGGTGTAGGAGAGCTGAGGGGTAACACCAGGTTTTGGCATGGAAAAGACTATTGCAACTTCGTCTACAAGGACTGGATACAGCTGGAGAAACCCTTCGatg acttcATTGACAGGTACACCACTCCTAGGATGCCGTGGCATGACATCTCCTCCGTGGTCCATGGGAAAGCTGCCAGGGATGTGGCCAGACACTTCATACAGCGCTGGAACTTCTGTAAG atAATGAAGCCTAAGTATCATTCTCTCTCCTACCCGTACCTCCTGCCCAAGTCTCACAGCAGTGCCAGCGAGCTGAGGTACCAGGTGCCCGACTGTGTTCCCACTAGAGTacag GTGTTGCGGTCAGCAGCTGACTGGTCAGCAGGTATTAAGTATCATGAGGAGTCCATCCACAACGCCTACCTCCAGACTATCGCCAGGAGCAAGCACTTCATCTACATAGAG aaccagtttttCATCAGTTGTTCAGACAACAAGATGGTCTATAACAAGATTGGAGAAGCGCTCATCGAGAGGATCCTCAGAGCtcacaa GGAGGGCAAGAAGTTCCGTGTGTACGTGGTGACTCCACTACTTCCTGGGTTTGAAGGTGACATCACAACAGGGGGAGGAAACGCCCTTCAGGCCGTCATGCACTTCAACtacag GACCATGATCAGAGGTGAATACTCCATCATCTCCCAGCTGAAGAAAGAAA tgtgtgtgtgtgttccagtggaTGAACTACAGTGGATGAACTACATCTCGTTCTGTGGTCTGAGGACCCACGCTGAGCTGGAGGGACGCCTGGTCACAGAGCTCATCTACGTCCACAGCAAGATGCTCATCGCAGACGACAACACCGTCATCATCG gtTCGGCCAACATCAACGACCGCAGCATGTTGGGGAAGCGTGACAGCGAGGTGGCGGTGATCATTGAGGACTCTGAGACCGTTACTGCGGTGATGGACGGACATGAGTACCAGGCTGGACGCTACGCACTGGCGCTACGTCTAGAGTGCttcag GACTATCCTTGGAGCCCATATGGACACGACCATAGATGTGTCTGACCCTATCTCTGACCGCTTCTATAAGGATGTCTGGATGACCACCGCTGGACGCAACGCAACCATCtatgagaag gtgttcCGGTGCCTGCCGTCCTCCCTGGTTCGTAACATGTCTGAGTTAGAGAGTTACCAGACGAACCCAGGCCTGGCCCAGTCTGACCCAGGTAAAGCCCAGGAGGAGCTAAGGAGGATCAGAGGGTTCCTGGTTCAATTCCCTCTGGACTTCCTCTCAGAACAGAACCTAATGCCTTCTGTTGGGACCAAGGAGGGCATGGTGCCTACTGAGATCTGGACCTAG